The following are encoded together in the Ictidomys tridecemlineatus isolate mIctTri1 chromosome X, mIctTri1.hap1, whole genome shotgun sequence genome:
- the Iqsec2 gene encoding IQ motif and SEC7 domain-containing protein 2 isoform X7: protein MEPPGRSSSVEGDAPGSDLSTAVDSPGSQPPYRLSQMPPTSSHMGGPPAGVGLPWSQRARLQPASVALRKQEEEEIKRSKALSDSYELSTDLQDKKVEMLERKYGGSFLSRRAARTIQTAFRQYRMNKNFERLRSSASESRMSRRIILSNMRMQFSFEEYEKAQNPAYFEGKPASLDEGAMAGARSHRLERGLPYGGSCGGGIDGGGSSVTTSGEFSNDITELEDSFSKQVKSLAESIDEALNCHPSGPMSEEPGSAQLEKRESKEQQEDSSATSFSDLPLYLDDPVPPPSPERLPSTEPPPQGRPEFWAPAPLPPVPPPVPPGTREDGSREEGTRRGPGCLECRDFRLRAAHLPLLTIEPPSDSSVDLSDRSDRGSVHRQLVYEADGCSPHGTLKHKGPPGRAPIPHRHYPAPEGPAPAPPGPLPPAPNSGTGPSGVAGGRRLGKCEAAGENSDGGDNESLESSSNSNETINCSSGSSSRDSLREPPATGLCKQTYQRETRHSWDSPAFNNDVVQRRHYRIGLNLFNKKPEKGIQYLIERGFLSDTPVGVAHFILERKGLSRQMIGEFLGNRQKQFNRDVLDCVVDEMDFSSMDLDDALRKFQSHIRVQGEAQKVERLIEAFSQRYCVCNPALVRQFRNPDTIFILAFAIILLNTDMYSPSVKAERKMKLDDFIKNLRGVDNGEDIPRDLLVGIYQRIQGRELRTNDDHVSQVQAVERMIVGKKPVLSLPHRRLVCCCQLYEVPDPNRPQRLGLHQREVFLFNDLLVVTKIFQKKKILVTYSFRQSFPLVEMHMQLFQNSYYQFGIKLLSAVPGGERKVLIIFNAPSLQDRLRFTSDLRESIAEVQEMEKYRVESELEKQKGMMRPNASQPGGAKDSVNGTLARSSLEDTYGAGDGLKRGALSSSLRDLSDAGKRGRRNSVGSLDSTIEGSVISSPRPHQRMPPPPPPPPPEEYKSQRPVSNSSSFLGSLFGSKRGKGPFQMPPPPTGQASASSSSASSTHHHHHHHHHGHSHGGLGVLPDGQSKLQALHAQYCQGPGPAPPPYLPPQQPPLPPPPQQPPPLPQLGSIPPPPASAPPVGPHRHFHAHGPVPGPQHYTLGRPGRAPRRGAGGHPQFAPHGRHPLHQPTSPLPLYSPAPQHPPAHKQGPKHFIFSHHPQMMPAAGAAGGPGSRPPGGSYSHPHHPQSPLSPHSPIPPHPSYPPLPPPSPHTPHSPLPPTSPHGPLHASGPPGTANPPSANPKAKPSRISTVV from the exons TGTGGAGGGTGATGCCCCTGGCAGTGACCTGAGCACAGCAGTTGATAGTCCTGGGAGCCAACCCCCCTACCGACTGAGCCAGATGCCCCCCACCAGCAGCCACATGGGGGGCCCCCCTGCTGGGGTGGGCCTTCCCTGGTCTCAGCGGGCACGCCTCCAGCCAGCCAGTGTGGCCCtgaggaagcaggaggaggaggagataaagCGCTCCAAGGCCCTATCGGACAGCTATGAACTCTCCACAGACCTGCAGGACAAGAAG GTGGAAATGCTGGAGAGGAAGTATGGGGGCTCCTTCCTGAGCCGCAGGGCTGCCAGGACCATCCAGACGGCCTTCCGCCAATACCGCATGAACAAGAACTTTGAGCGGCTACGCAGCTCAGCTTCAGAGAGCCGCATGTCCCGCCGCATCATCCTATCCAACATGCGGATGCAGTTCTCCTTTGAGGAGTATGAGAAGGCACAGAACCCAGCGTACTTCGAGGGCAAGCCTGCCTCGCTGGACGAGGGTGCCATGGCTGGTGCCCGGAGCCACCGTCTTGAACGGGGGCTCCCCTATGGAGGCTCTTGTGGTGGGGGCATTGATGGTGGTGGAAGCTCTGTCACCACATCTGGAGAGTTTTCTAATGACATCACAGAGCTCGAGGACTCCTTCTCCAAACAG GTAAAATCTCTGGCTGAATCCATCGACGAAGCCCTGAACTGCCATCCATCAGGGCCTATGTCAGAGGAGCCAGGGTCAGCCCAACTGGAGAAGCGGGAGTCAAAGGAACAGCAAGAGGACAGCTCAGCCACGTCCTTCAGTGACCTTCCCCTCTACCTGGATGACCCAGTTCCCCCACCATCCCCTGAGCGACTGCCCAGCACAGAGCCCCCACCCCAGGGCCGGCCTGAGTTCTGGGCACCAGCCCCCCTCCCTCCAGTTCCTCCACCAGTGCCACCAGGGACCCGGGAAGATGGTAGCCGTGAGGAAGGCACTCGCAGAGGTCCAGGGTGCTTGGAGTGCCGGGATTTCCGGCTGCGGGCTGCCCACCTTCCCTTGCTTACCATTGAGCCTCCTAGTGACAGCTCTGTGGACCTGAGTGACCGCTCAGATCGCGGCTCTGTCCACCGCCAGCTGGTATATGAGGCTGATGGCTGCAGCCCCCATGGGACCCTGAAGCACAAGGGGCCACCGGGCAGGGCCCCAATCCCGCACCGCCACTACCCAGCCCCTGagggcccagccccagccccaccagggCCCTTGCCACCAGCCCCAAACAGTGGCACTGGGCCCAGTGGTGTGGCTGGGGGTCGGAGGTTGGGGAAATGTGAGGCAGCAGGCGAGAACTCTGATGGTGGAGATAATGAGAGCCTTGAGAGCTCCAGCAATTCCAATGAGACCATCAACTGCAGCTCTGGCTCCTCTTCTCGAGACAGTCTGAGGGAACCTCCGGCCACTGGTCTGTGCAAGCAGACTTACCAGCGGGAGACAAGGCACAGCTGGGACTCTCCAGCCTTCAACAACGACGTGGTACAGAGGCGGCATTACAGAATTGGCCTCAACCTTTTCAATAA gaagccagagaaaggTATCCAGTATTTAATCGAGCGGGGCTTCCTGTCAGACACACCAGTGGGAGTGGCTCACTTCATCCTGGAGCGGAAAGGCCTGAGTCGGCAGATGATAGGGGAATTCCTAGGGAACCGGCAGAAGCAGTTCAACAGAGACGTGTTGGA CTGTGTTGTGGATGAGATGGATTTTTCTTCCATGGATCTGGATGACGCGCTCCGGAAGTTCCAATCCCATATCCGGGTTCAGGGTGAGGCCCAGAAAGTGGAGCGACTCATCGAAGCTTTTAG CCAGAGGTACTGTGTCTGTAACCCAGCCCTCGTGCGCCAGTTCCGGAACCCAGACACCATCTTCATCCTTGCTTTTGCCATCATCCTCCTCAATACCGACATGTACAGTCCTAGCGTCAAGGCTGAGCGGAAGATGAAACTAGATGACTTCATCAAGAACCTGAGAG GGGTTGACAATGGTGAAGACATCCCCCGAGACCTCCTGGTGGGCATCTACCAGCGCATCCAGGGACGCGAACTACGGACCAATGATGACCATGTGTCCCAGGTGCAGGCCGTGGAGCGTATGATTGTTGGCAAGAAACCG GTCCTGTCTCTTCCTCACCGTCGACTGGTTTGCTGCTGCCAGCTCTACGAGGTGCCAGATCCAAACCGCCCCCAGAGGCTAGGGCTGCATCAGCGGGAGGTCTTCCTCTTCAATGATCTCCTAGTG GTCACCAAAATTTTCCAGAAGAAGAAGATCTTGGTGACATACAGCTTCCGTCAGTCCTTTCCCCTGGTGGAAATGCACATGCAGCTCTTCCAGAATTCAT ATTACCAGTTTGGAATCAAGTTGCTGTCTGCAGTACCTGGTGGGGAGCGAAAAGTCCTTATCATCTTCAATGCCCCTAGCCTCCAAGACCGACTGCGCTTCACATCTGACCTGCGGGAGTCCATCGCTGAGGTGCAGGAGATGGAGAAGTACCGTGTGGAGT CGGAGCTGGAGAAGCAGAAAGGTATGATGCGGCCTAACGCCTCACAGCCTGGAGGGGCCAAGGACTCAGTGAATGGGACGCTGGCCCGCAGTAGCCTAGAGGACACTTATGGGGCAGGCGATGGGCTCAAACGGGGCGCACTCAGCAGTTCTCTGCGAGACCTCTCTGATGCAG GGAAGCGGGGGCGGCGTAACAGCGTGGGATCGCTGGACAGCACCATCGAA GGGTCTGTTATTAGCAGTCCACGCCCTCACCAGAGGATGCCACCtccgcccccacccccgccgcCAGAGGAGTACAAGAGCCAGAGGCCAGTCTCCAACTCCTCATCCTTCCTGGGCTCCCTATTTGGAAGCAAGCGGGGCAAGGGGCCCTTCCAGATGCCACCACCGCCAACAGGCCAGGCCTCTGCCTCCTCTTCATCTGCTTCCTCtacccaccaccatcaccaccaccaccaccatggtcACAGCCACGGTGGCCTGGGGGTGCTACCTGATGGGCAGTCCAAGCTCCAAGCCCTGCATGCCCAATATTGCCAAGGACCGGGTCCTGCCCCACCACCCTACCTCCCACCCCAGCAGccccctctgcccccacctccacagcagcccccacccctgccccaacTGGGCTCCATTCCACCACCACCCGCCTCAGCCCCACCTGTGGGGCCACATCGCCACTTCCATGCCCATGGCCCTGTCCCAGGGCCTCAGCACTATACCTTGGGCCGGCCAGGCAGAGCTCCCAGACGAGGGGCTGGAGGACACCCTCAGTTTGCTCCACATGGCCGCCACCCCCTGCACCAGCCCACATCCCCCTTGCCCTTGTACAGTCCTGCCCCCCAGCACCCTCCTGCCCACAAACAGGGCCCCAAACACTTCATCTTCAGTCACCACCCACAGATGATGCCAGCAGCAGGCGCAGCCGGAGGCCCTGGATCCCGGCCACCCGGGGGCTCCtactcccacccccaccacccccagtCACCCTTGTCACCACACTcacccatcccaccccacccctcctaCCCGCCTCTCCCTCCACCCTCACCACACACCCCACACtcacctctgcctcccacctcccCTCATGGCCCGCTGCACGCCTCTGGGCCCCCTGGCACTGCCAACCCACCCAGTGCAAACCCCAAGGCCAAGCCAAGCCGGATCAGCACCGTGGTCTGA
- the Iqsec2 gene encoding IQ motif and SEC7 domain-containing protein 2 isoform X4, producing the protein MEPPGRSSRSTASHTLHQYCCPTQVLDSMKLTPSGRLAESSVEGDAPGSDLSTAVDSPGSQPPYRLSQMPPTSSHMGGPPAGVGLPWSQRARLQPASVALRKQEEEEIKRSKALSDSYELSTDLQDKKVEMLERKYGGSFLSRRAARTIQTAFRQYRMNKNFERLRSSASESRMSRRIILSNMRMQFSFEEYEKAQNPAYFEGKPASLDEGAMAGARSHRLERGLPYGGSCGGGIDGGGSSVTTSGEFSNDITELEDSFSKQVKSLAESIDEALNCHPSGPMSEEPGSAQLEKRESKEQQEDSSATSFSDLPLYLDDPVPPPSPERLPSTEPPPQGRPEFWAPAPLPPVPPPVPPGTREDGSREEGTRRGPGCLECRDFRLRAAHLPLLTIEPPSDSSVDLSDRSDRGSVHRQLVYEADGCSPHGTLKHKGPPGRAPIPHRHYPAPEGPAPAPPGPLPPAPNSGTGPSGVAGGRRLGKCEAAGENSDGGDNESLESSSNSNETINCSSGSSSRDSLREPPATGLCKQTYQRETRHSWDSPAFNNDVVQRRHYRIGLNLFNKKPEKGIQYLIERGFLSDTPVGVAHFILERKGLSRQMIGEFLGNRQKQFNRDVLDCVVDEMDFSSMDLDDALRKFQSHIRVQGEAQKVERLIEAFSQRYCVCNPALVRQFRNPDTIFILAFAIILLNTDMYSPSVKAERKMKLDDFIKNLRGVDNGEDIPRDLLVGIYQRIQGRELRTNDDHVSQVQAVERMIVGKKPVLSLPHRRLVCCCQLYEVPDPNRPQRLGLHQREVFLFNDLLVVTKIFQKKKILVTYSFRQSFPLVEMHMQLFQNSYYQFGIKLLSAVPGGERKVLIIFNAPSLQDRLRFTSDLRESIAEVQEMEKYRVESELEKQKGMMRPNASQPGGAKDSVNGTLARSSLEDTYGAGDGLKRGALSSSLRDLSDAGKRGRRNSVGSLDSTIEGSVISSPRPHQRMPPPPPPPPPEEYKSQRPVSNSSSFLGSLFGSKRGKGPFQMPPPPTGQASASSSSASSTHHHHHHHHHGHSHGGLGVLPDGQSKLQALHAQYCQGPGPAPPPYLPPQQPPLPPPPQQPPPLPQLGSIPPPPASAPPVGPHRHFHAHGPVPGPQHYTLGRPGRAPRRGAGGHPQFAPHGRHPLHQPTSPLPLYSPAPQHPPAHKQGPKHFIFSHHPQMMPAAGAAGGPGSRPPGGSYSHPHHPQSPLSPHSPIPPHPSYPPLPPPSPHTPHSPLPPTSPHGPLHASGPPGTANPPSANPKAKPSRISTVV; encoded by the exons TGTGGAGGGTGATGCCCCTGGCAGTGACCTGAGCACAGCAGTTGATAGTCCTGGGAGCCAACCCCCCTACCGACTGAGCCAGATGCCCCCCACCAGCAGCCACATGGGGGGCCCCCCTGCTGGGGTGGGCCTTCCCTGGTCTCAGCGGGCACGCCTCCAGCCAGCCAGTGTGGCCCtgaggaagcaggaggaggaggagataaagCGCTCCAAGGCCCTATCGGACAGCTATGAACTCTCCACAGACCTGCAGGACAAGAAG GTGGAAATGCTGGAGAGGAAGTATGGGGGCTCCTTCCTGAGCCGCAGGGCTGCCAGGACCATCCAGACGGCCTTCCGCCAATACCGCATGAACAAGAACTTTGAGCGGCTACGCAGCTCAGCTTCAGAGAGCCGCATGTCCCGCCGCATCATCCTATCCAACATGCGGATGCAGTTCTCCTTTGAGGAGTATGAGAAGGCACAGAACCCAGCGTACTTCGAGGGCAAGCCTGCCTCGCTGGACGAGGGTGCCATGGCTGGTGCCCGGAGCCACCGTCTTGAACGGGGGCTCCCCTATGGAGGCTCTTGTGGTGGGGGCATTGATGGTGGTGGAAGCTCTGTCACCACATCTGGAGAGTTTTCTAATGACATCACAGAGCTCGAGGACTCCTTCTCCAAACAG GTAAAATCTCTGGCTGAATCCATCGACGAAGCCCTGAACTGCCATCCATCAGGGCCTATGTCAGAGGAGCCAGGGTCAGCCCAACTGGAGAAGCGGGAGTCAAAGGAACAGCAAGAGGACAGCTCAGCCACGTCCTTCAGTGACCTTCCCCTCTACCTGGATGACCCAGTTCCCCCACCATCCCCTGAGCGACTGCCCAGCACAGAGCCCCCACCCCAGGGCCGGCCTGAGTTCTGGGCACCAGCCCCCCTCCCTCCAGTTCCTCCACCAGTGCCACCAGGGACCCGGGAAGATGGTAGCCGTGAGGAAGGCACTCGCAGAGGTCCAGGGTGCTTGGAGTGCCGGGATTTCCGGCTGCGGGCTGCCCACCTTCCCTTGCTTACCATTGAGCCTCCTAGTGACAGCTCTGTGGACCTGAGTGACCGCTCAGATCGCGGCTCTGTCCACCGCCAGCTGGTATATGAGGCTGATGGCTGCAGCCCCCATGGGACCCTGAAGCACAAGGGGCCACCGGGCAGGGCCCCAATCCCGCACCGCCACTACCCAGCCCCTGagggcccagccccagccccaccagggCCCTTGCCACCAGCCCCAAACAGTGGCACTGGGCCCAGTGGTGTGGCTGGGGGTCGGAGGTTGGGGAAATGTGAGGCAGCAGGCGAGAACTCTGATGGTGGAGATAATGAGAGCCTTGAGAGCTCCAGCAATTCCAATGAGACCATCAACTGCAGCTCTGGCTCCTCTTCTCGAGACAGTCTGAGGGAACCTCCGGCCACTGGTCTGTGCAAGCAGACTTACCAGCGGGAGACAAGGCACAGCTGGGACTCTCCAGCCTTCAACAACGACGTGGTACAGAGGCGGCATTACAGAATTGGCCTCAACCTTTTCAATAA gaagccagagaaaggTATCCAGTATTTAATCGAGCGGGGCTTCCTGTCAGACACACCAGTGGGAGTGGCTCACTTCATCCTGGAGCGGAAAGGCCTGAGTCGGCAGATGATAGGGGAATTCCTAGGGAACCGGCAGAAGCAGTTCAACAGAGACGTGTTGGA CTGTGTTGTGGATGAGATGGATTTTTCTTCCATGGATCTGGATGACGCGCTCCGGAAGTTCCAATCCCATATCCGGGTTCAGGGTGAGGCCCAGAAAGTGGAGCGACTCATCGAAGCTTTTAG CCAGAGGTACTGTGTCTGTAACCCAGCCCTCGTGCGCCAGTTCCGGAACCCAGACACCATCTTCATCCTTGCTTTTGCCATCATCCTCCTCAATACCGACATGTACAGTCCTAGCGTCAAGGCTGAGCGGAAGATGAAACTAGATGACTTCATCAAGAACCTGAGAG GGGTTGACAATGGTGAAGACATCCCCCGAGACCTCCTGGTGGGCATCTACCAGCGCATCCAGGGACGCGAACTACGGACCAATGATGACCATGTGTCCCAGGTGCAGGCCGTGGAGCGTATGATTGTTGGCAAGAAACCG GTCCTGTCTCTTCCTCACCGTCGACTGGTTTGCTGCTGCCAGCTCTACGAGGTGCCAGATCCAAACCGCCCCCAGAGGCTAGGGCTGCATCAGCGGGAGGTCTTCCTCTTCAATGATCTCCTAGTG GTCACCAAAATTTTCCAGAAGAAGAAGATCTTGGTGACATACAGCTTCCGTCAGTCCTTTCCCCTGGTGGAAATGCACATGCAGCTCTTCCAGAATTCAT ATTACCAGTTTGGAATCAAGTTGCTGTCTGCAGTACCTGGTGGGGAGCGAAAAGTCCTTATCATCTTCAATGCCCCTAGCCTCCAAGACCGACTGCGCTTCACATCTGACCTGCGGGAGTCCATCGCTGAGGTGCAGGAGATGGAGAAGTACCGTGTGGAGT CGGAGCTGGAGAAGCAGAAAGGTATGATGCGGCCTAACGCCTCACAGCCTGGAGGGGCCAAGGACTCAGTGAATGGGACGCTGGCCCGCAGTAGCCTAGAGGACACTTATGGGGCAGGCGATGGGCTCAAACGGGGCGCACTCAGCAGTTCTCTGCGAGACCTCTCTGATGCAG GGAAGCGGGGGCGGCGTAACAGCGTGGGATCGCTGGACAGCACCATCGAA GGGTCTGTTATTAGCAGTCCACGCCCTCACCAGAGGATGCCACCtccgcccccacccccgccgcCAGAGGAGTACAAGAGCCAGAGGCCAGTCTCCAACTCCTCATCCTTCCTGGGCTCCCTATTTGGAAGCAAGCGGGGCAAGGGGCCCTTCCAGATGCCACCACCGCCAACAGGCCAGGCCTCTGCCTCCTCTTCATCTGCTTCCTCtacccaccaccatcaccaccaccaccaccatggtcACAGCCACGGTGGCCTGGGGGTGCTACCTGATGGGCAGTCCAAGCTCCAAGCCCTGCATGCCCAATATTGCCAAGGACCGGGTCCTGCCCCACCACCCTACCTCCCACCCCAGCAGccccctctgcccccacctccacagcagcccccacccctgccccaacTGGGCTCCATTCCACCACCACCCGCCTCAGCCCCACCTGTGGGGCCACATCGCCACTTCCATGCCCATGGCCCTGTCCCAGGGCCTCAGCACTATACCTTGGGCCGGCCAGGCAGAGCTCCCAGACGAGGGGCTGGAGGACACCCTCAGTTTGCTCCACATGGCCGCCACCCCCTGCACCAGCCCACATCCCCCTTGCCCTTGTACAGTCCTGCCCCCCAGCACCCTCCTGCCCACAAACAGGGCCCCAAACACTTCATCTTCAGTCACCACCCACAGATGATGCCAGCAGCAGGCGCAGCCGGAGGCCCTGGATCCCGGCCACCCGGGGGCTCCtactcccacccccaccacccccagtCACCCTTGTCACCACACTcacccatcccaccccacccctcctaCCCGCCTCTCCCTCCACCCTCACCACACACCCCACACtcacctctgcctcccacctcccCTCATGGCCCGCTGCACGCCTCTGGGCCCCCTGGCACTGCCAACCCACCCAGTGCAAACCCCAAGGCCAAGCCAAGCCGGATCAGCACCGTGGTCTGA